The following DNA comes from Serinus canaria isolate serCan28SL12 chromosome 1A, serCan2020, whole genome shotgun sequence.
AGCAGTTGTTAGCCAGGATGGAATGTTACATTTTAACAGTTGCCAACTGCTCTTCCAGCTTGGGACACCAGCATGATGCTGCTACATGACctgtccaggctgaacacctttctttctctctactGCATCCaagtaaaatacagaatatCACATCGTTTCAAAGAGTCGCCCATTCTGGtgcttttttaatgtgaaatagAACAAGCCAATTTAGCGAAGCCAAACTTCTTGCTGAAGCGACTGTGGTCTTAAAAACAAATCTCTGATACCACAAAGATACCACAGCCTGCTGGGCAACAACAGTAAGAGggaggagtgagaatatgtgtGAGAGAAAGAACCCTCGGCCACCAAGGTCAGGGAAGAAGATGGGGGTGAAGATGCTCCAGACGCCGGGGCAGAGAGTGTCTCCTGCAGCCCGTGGTGAAggccatggtgaggcagctgtgcccctgcagcccaagAAGATCCACGGTGCAGCAGAGATGGACCTGCCGCCTGTGCAGGGCCTCACGCCAGTGCAGGTGGGTGCacccaaaggaggctgtgacacCATGAGAAGCCCGCGCTGAACTAAGCTCCTGGCAGAATCTATAGACCCGGGAGGCCATAGGAGCCTACTCTCGCAGGAGCCGGTGCTGGAGAAAGCGCAGctgcccgggccgggccgggcgaTCGGAGCCATGGCGCCGCCGGGCCTGATGTTAGACGGGaggcggccccgccccgcgcagcAGCAGCGCCCCGGCGGAGGCCGCGGCGGACTCCATTTCCCGTGGCGCAGCGCGGCGAGGCGGGCACAGACGCAGGCACGGCGGTGGCGGGCGCGGGTGGCCGGCCGGGGCCATGAGGCGGCGGGGCGCGGTGCAGCGCAAGGTGCCGTGTCTGTTCGTCACCGAGGTGAAGGACGAGCCTTCGGCCAAGCGGGAGCGACAggtggctggggcagcaccGGGACGGGAGGACGGGGGGCAGGCAGATGGGGCTGGGCCCATGCCCGAGCCCAGGGGAAACCTCTGGGCCGCGGCTTGGAACAGCACGGACCCCCAGGCACGGCCGAGTGGCGAGAAGGTCGGCTGCAGATTTAAGGGAATCTCATGGGATAGGCTTGTATAGGGGtctgcagctgaaatgcagagaaGAAGGCCCGTCTGAGTGCCGTGTGATGTCAGCCCCACGCTTTTCCTGGCAAGTACATACAGGTGTTCACCCTgatgctgtgtttgcttttactAAGTGAAGGCCACTCCAGCATGGCCGCACGGGGAGCCTGTGTGAAGCCGTCCTGTCATTGCCGCCTGTGAGCATtcctcaggaagaaaaatgaggcTGTGAGATGTTGACAGATTGGGGTGGCACACTCACCTGTCTAGCTGCAGACCTCCAGCTTGTGTTCCCTGATTTTAGTAGCAGCTCTGTGGTGAGATTGAATGCAGCTGTGGGTGACCTTCTCCCCTTGGTGATTGGCTTCTGGATGAAAGAGCTGAAATGGTTTTCAAAACAACAGTAGCATAATTGTTCGACTTAGAGTTAAACCATCTCAATAATGGTAATATAAGGGTACCTTCCTACACTGGTGATTGTTTGCACAGAAAAACCTAACAGGGTAATAGATTTGGAACTGGCATGTGCTatttttgtttggctggtttTGTCTTGGGGATTTTTGTACTTCTTGTTGttgctttgatttgttttgtttttttaaagttcaggCAAGAATAAAACGTGGTTATGACTGGTAGGGAAGAAAGGGGGTGGTACTGGTGGTAAAGCCAATGGGAATGTTTTGTCACTACCCtgaaatttttaatgtaatCTTCATATATGCTGTTAGTTATGGTTAAACATCGTATAATATGAAACAATTATGTCATGTAACACAGGTTCTCATTTTATGAATTCCCCATTCTGTTTCAAGACTTTTGCAAGACAAGGActtgctttgtgttttgctAGCAGAGCGAGTTCAGATTAAAAGACAAAGCTGACTGGGGAGAGAAGAGGGGGGTATGataattacagagaaaaagatttGAATCCAGACATCACTGACTGCATGTTTGCAGTGAAACTGTTAGAGAAGCTGTACAGAAGTTCTAGAAATTTGTACTAGTTGGCTGTTTAAGATCCACAGATCCTGtatttctttgctcttttgaaGTGCGAAAATGTTTAACTGGCATTGCTGATACTAAGTGTTTAATACAGGATGCTTTTGCTACCTTGCAAAAGCACACCTGCTCTGTGTATTGCACTAATATGGTGGTTATTGTCTTTCATCTCCAAACTGAAAGCTGGGGAGAGCTAGTCAGGAGGAATTCCTATTGCAACCCTAATGCAGGAAGATGAATCTCAAAATGCTGCTATGCTGGATGGGAACCCTTGTAGTTTATATGCCCTGTTTAAAGTGGACAGCAAAATCATCTCTAAATAATAATCAAGaatgggaaagagggagagacTTTACAAACAGATTGCCCTAGTTCTTCTGTCTTAGAGAACTTTGCAAACTATCAAGTTTTgaagaaattattagaaatCAGCCCTATAATGTGTAATACTTCAAGAGCTGGATTTATAGAGGCCAGCTGTAAAAGGAGCAAGGATCTGTACGAGAGCAAGGCAGTAACATAGCCACTTGTCTTCTTTTCAGCCATTTAAAGTTTTGGCAACTGACACTATTACTGGAAAGGCATTAGAGGCAGATGTACACAATGCAGTTCCTACTGAAAAGGTGGATGGAACCTGCTGTTATGTAACAACGTATAAAGGTAATAAGGAAGATCCATTTGTAGATTTCTCATGCTGACTAGAACTCGTTTTTCTTAGTTCTCCCTTTTTTTGTATGATTTATTTACAGCTGTTGTGAATTCAAGTGTCATTAAGCATCTTCACCACAAAGTGATGTTACCATAGTTACCATAGACTTAGAAGGTGTTTCTAAAGTTGTTCTATCTAGCATTTGTTCTCTAAAATATCTCAAGTATGATTTAAGTGAATATGAATATCCAGGAACTATTCCAGCTTTTTAACTTCCCATTAGTAAGTCTTCCTTGCAAACTGGGTCATGTATAATAGAGTGCCTACTTTCCTTGGGGAAGATTTATAGAAGTACAGAGGTTGGGAGGAAATGAGAAGACTGTGGTTCATTGACTCACTCAGGGGCTCATGCCTTCACCTTCTGTATTATGCTAGGCAGGACTGTACACAGAATCCAAAATAGATTTGGAAATTCACACAGTGTACTTTGAATTTAAATAGTTCATGGCTTTGCTTATAAAATTTCTCTAGTGGCAAATGGGAATTTCTATCGTGCCTGTTATGTAGTTGATTTCAGTACTCTGCAGGGTATGGTCAGCTCAGTAAagtgctggttttgtctttggAATCTCCTAGGACAGCCCTACCTGTGGGCCAGGTTGGATCGAAAACCCTCCAAACAAGGTGAAAAAAGGTTTAAACGATTCTTGTATTCATTGGAAGATTGCAAAGGTTAGTGaagatttctttccttcttttggaCAATGTAAGTTATCCAGTTAGAAAAACAACTAGGCTAACAAATAATCAGTTATCCTGCTCCAGTTTTTTTGACATCACCCTTTACATTGAAGAGCTTTAAACTGGAATAGGTAGCTACATTTTTAATCCTAATTTTTGAACTTTTAACTTCTTAAAGACTAAGTGCATCTTTAAACTATCCTAATGGTAAACCACTTGAGTGTGACAGATGTTGGTGTTAGTACAAAGTAACTGGGACTACTGTCTGTAACAAACAAGGtttaaataaattgtattttgatAATTGCATTGAATGACTACTAAAGCAAAGTTGGTTAATGGTTTACCAAAAACAGAGTATTGCATTTATATGTCTAGAATTTGTTTGGAATATTGAAGAGGATTTCAAGCCTGTTCCAGATACCTGGATTCCAGCGAAGGACATAGAGTTCTCTAATGGCAATCCTTTGCCTGATGAAAATGGACATATGCCAGGTACCTATGATGCAGCACAGGTAAAACTGGGGAAAGGTGTGTGTGAATGTCTGAAGTAAATTAGAATTAATTCCAAGGTTAAAAATAGTAGTTAacatattcagaaaaaataaaattggaacGTCATTCATTCACTATCCAGAAAGGCTTTGTTCTTCTGACACATGGAGATAATTGCAGTTTGCTGTACAAACTTACAGGCCTTCAGCTGAAGGCATAATTGTCACATTTGCATTCTTCTAACATACAGCAGTTTTTACTCTTTCTGTTTGTAGTTAACCGTAGGGTTTTTTTATAATGCCTGTAATGGTTTCTAGTATGCATTTAATAACTTCAGATATTTTggtaaaatgtgttttctcatAGGTTGGGTGCCTGTAGAGAAGAACAGTAAGCAGTATTGCTGGCACTCATCTGTTGTAAATTATGAGGCTGGAGTAGCACTGGTATTGAAACACCATGCTGACCCAGGGCTTCTGGAAATCAGTCCCGTGCCATTATCAGAAATTCTAGAACAAACATTGGAGCTTATTGGAACTAATATCAATGCAAATCCATATGGTAAGTTTATATGGACTGTtcttaaatgcttttttcttaaGTGGTATTTTTGAGTGAAATcaatgcattttctttgtgttagttttttaaaagagttttcCAATATCAACTTTAttagaaaagagagaaagggctGGCTGGAGGAACTCTCACCCAAAAATACTCAACCTTAGAAAGCGGAGTTGTCATGGGACTAGTTATATCTATTAACCTCAGTTACTATAAAAATGCATTGCtgttgtcttttaaaaaatactttgacTGGAAAAACTGTTGTAAATATTACTGTTAAAATACTAGTAGAATTTTTTAAGTTTGTTTCTTGGAGCCTTCACTTTTTTGCATACTCTTTTGATGAATTGAAGTAGAAAACTTTATTCAGCCATTTTTTGGAGTCCCTAAAGTTGCAACTTTTAAATCaagaaataggattttttttaaggaaatgtaATTTAGGCTAAATTTCAGTTGTGGCTTCTTCCTTTAAAGGCCTTATAGTGAGAAACCAATTACATATGAGCACAAGTGAGCTCTAACTTTTGTGCTTTGCTGTTAAGATAACTTGCCAGGATAGAGGGGAAAAATAGTCCTACCTGGTCCTAAGCATTTCCTCAGTACATACAAGAATTGCAACCAAAAGTTCTAACAGCTGTGTTCTTAAGTGAAGAGTTATGTTAACAGGAAAAGGCAATGCAGTTGTTAACAGCCCAGTTTTAGGTGTTCATGAGAAGATATGCCACATTTTCTGGAACTAAGGTGTGTGTGCCATTGATTGTGATCTAAAGTATGAAGGATTTTGCTGGTAGCTGTATGGTGACTGAGGAGGTGACCACAATGGAAAATAGACAACTGTATAAATCTGTGTCATGTTTATTTTATACAAAGGAGGATGAggttttaataaatataaattaaaatgtgaGGAGAGACAGCTGAATTTGGTACTTGAACATTTAATTAACTGTTCTGTTAAAGGCAGGACAATATTGTAGTATCTAATAGAAGTTTACCTTTACGGAGTGCTTTTAAGATGTCCGCAATAAAAAAAGTCAGGAAACACTTTTAACTAGGAGGAAggtatttgtttctttaaatgtaGGATTGGGAAGCAAGAAACACCCTGTACATCTTCTGGTCCCGCATGGagcttttgaaataaagaatCCACCTGCCTTGAAGCAAAATGACAtactgtcttggtttgaaagcTGTACAGAGGGTAAAGTTGAAGGAATTGTGTGGCACTGCAATGATGGGTGTTTAATCAAGGTAAGTATGTGGGTGAACATGTGGAAAGCTGTAAGAATTCATAAAATGTGATGTACtgtattcatttttcttctttttctccaaattcCTTAATAGTAAATGTTCTCCAACAAATGAGATGACAGTACAATTAGTAAAGCCACTGAATCACTACAATGGCAACATAACATATTGAACTTTTTCATTCCCAACTTGAGAACATATTTTCTTGCCTCTTGGTATAGAAATCATTAGTTTTTAAGCTTAATTCctctatttaaaaattcaattcttGTTATGTTGACTAATAGAACAACTATTATTAATAAGAATGTGATTTCTGATTAATTAGCAGGTTTGTATTATTTCTGAAACTGTGGAGGGCACCTTGGTTCTGGTTTGCCTTTTGCACTTTGTTGTTGTTCATGTTATAGAGAGAACTTATTCATGGTTTTAAGTGCCCTGATGCAGAGGATCCTGGAATCCACAGATACCTACACACTTCCCAAGCTGGGAATTTTTGCACTACTCTATCAAAATGGCTAAACTgatcttctttccttttcttttagcTCCATCGCCATCATCTTGGTTTACCTTGGCCACTTGCAGAGACGTACCTGAATTCTCAGCCTgttgtaatttcttttaatggaaCTAAATGTGACTATGACTTTGAACCAAAGAGTTTGTTTCACCATTTTTCAATGTTGGATGGACAGAAATTTGACAGACTCAAAGATATCAAGTTTGATGCTTGAaattattctttgcttttaagCTAATTGTTGTATGTTCTGCATTCCTCTTACTTGTGTCTCTCACAGAATTCTTCATGAATACTCTTCTAGCTTTGGCAACAGCCCAGGTACTACTGTATCATTTGAAGTTTATCCTAAATGACTAAATAACAGAGATATGACAGCTAGAGCAGAGATCTAGCTTCCAGCatgtttgttttataaaaaatcCCTAACTTTTGAACACATTCCTGGAAACTGTTAGCAGTAAGTGTAAGGAAGTATGTTTTCTAACACTGGCTGGTCCTAAAAGCTTTACTAATGAATGCGATCAACTGGAAAAGTTATGTTGGTTGTGCTTCTacaaatgtaattattttgacACTGTTGTATGTAGATTTGAGACTTAGCATAAAGCTTCTTAACAATAAAAAGATATATTTCACTTGGGACCAGAATTAGTCCTAAAATCTGACAATTTTTTTTGAAGCTGTAACTGTTTCTTATGGGGGAAAAATTCCTGGTATCAGTTAACTGTACATCTGCAGCATTATGCTATTATTTAAAAACCCAGTTAACCTGTTTCTTACAGGCACTTGCACTATTTTGGGACAAAAAGAGTCAATAatagaaaatagttttattttggaGAGTCTAGTAAGTAGAGAGAAACATGACTTGGCTTAGTAGTTGTAAATGGGAATTGTGTTTCAATAAAGAAACTTATCACGGGCATATTAAGATAAGGTATATAAATAATAAAGGTGAGACTGAATGATCATTTGAGTTGGCTTTATTTCATCTCTGCTATAAAAGTATACATCCAGCAatataaaataagcaaaatgaaaaatcaattaTGTACAAAAATACTAGTGGTTTGGCTGAGATACTATAGcttcattttcagttctttgttcttggattttttaatatttaggtAAAAATAACCAGGAATAATAAGAACAGACATCCAGCACATTCACCCTGAGTTCAGAGTTAAACATTATGGTTGCACAAGACAACAAGAGCAAATTACATAATGTTACTGATCTGGGACTTAGTATACTTCCTATGGTGACAGTTTAAATGTTTATTGACTTTTAAGAGAAGCCTAGTTTCAATTTCACCTGACACCTCATTACCCAAATTAACTgttcttaattaaaatataatattgcACAAGAGCTGGGAGAGGTAAAACTCGCTTCTATTTTGACTTTTGTATATAAATACTGACAATGAACTGTTGAATAGTCCAATTCTGCCCTCTTGGGTGTGTGCAAACTAACATAACTTTAAGAGACTTGTATAATTCCAAGCTAAACacagacaattttattttttgtaccAATGATGAGGATACTGACCACTACCCTAATCAACAGAAACATTGCCTGGACTATCCTGAATGCCAAACTCTTCACAAAGCTGCTTCAATCTCTCTTCCaagataacatttttttttacttcttcttTGTAGTTATATTTTAGATCCTCAAGTTCTTCAAAAAAGGAAGGATTATAGGTTTCTAGTTCTCTTCTCAGCTCTTTTGTCTCTTCCTATTGAAAAGAATGAAGGAGTATCACCTTTATTCAGAACTTTGTTAATACCACACAACACCCTTTTTTACCTTTGTCTTGGGGGCATAAAATGATATATGATAAGAGAATAACAATCTTGGCTAGAAGCAAAAAACTACCCATAAACACTACcttcataaaaacaaaataggCTTTGTAAACAATGTTTAAGAATTGACTTTGtcattaaatattaattcagCTATTAAACAGCTCTTTCTAGCTAACCATAGTTGTGCTTGTTATCTTGCCTAGGATGATCCTTGCAGCTCacctttaatttctgtttttcgAGCTCTGAAGCCTGCAGTTGTGACTGGAGGTCATCCATTTCTTTCAGTAGTTTGTCAATTTTATTCTCCATACTTTCATTATGTcctgcaaaaaataaatattttttatgaaataatCTTGTTTCAATAATTCTGCAtctcctgaaaactgaaacagGTAAATAAAACCAGTTGAGATCACCAAACAAATAACCCGGGGAAAATCATACAAAGTTTACAGCCTGTTGCTCAAAATAATTGATTATCAAGATTTCTACTGAAAATTCTCCTCAAAAAGCTTGTATATGTACTCAAAAATCCAAGACCTTAATCTGCTTGAGTTTACGCTACTTCAGTATTAATCTACTTCAAATAATTCTGTAGATTTATTATCACTTTGCACACACATGTTAAGTAGTTTCAGACCCTAAATACAAGAAGATCATTATTTTAAGGTATTGAAAATTATTACCAGCTGCAGGACCTTCACTTGTAGAGGTGTGTCTTTCATTCTTATAAGCCTGCATCAGATGCactaattctgctttttctttctctaattGATTATTAGTTAATctggaatataaaaaaaaatagattgttttcattagcaaaatattttaaaacataaaaatatttaactaaaAATTGCAGTAGCAATTTCCCGATCTTCTTATTTCCTGTATGTTGGCTGAGGTGTTTCGTTAGTTTAGAAGTTCATTACCTTAAAAGCTGAAGCTCCTTCATGATGTtttgctctgtccctgcacctTCAGGAAGATGTTTAAGATGCTcaatcttaaaagaaaaattaaggaagTTTTATTCTTGTAAATCAATATCCATGGCAATGGAGTTCACATAGAGTTCTCTTGAAtataagattaaaaaagaacga
Coding sequences within:
- the C1AH12orf29 gene encoding uncharacterized protein C12orf29 homolog; its protein translation is MRRRGAVQRKVPCLFVTEVKDEPSAKRERQPFKVLATDTITGKALEADVHNAVPTEKVDGTCCYVTTYKGQPYLWARLDRKPSKQGEKRFKRFLYSLEDCKEFVWNIEEDFKPVPDTWIPAKDIEFSNGNPLPDENGHMPGWVPVEKNSKQYCWHSSVVNYEAGVALVLKHHADPGLLEISPVPLSEILEQTLELIGTNINANPYGLGSKKHPVHLLVPHGAFEIKNPPALKQNDILSWFESCTEGKVEGIVWHCNDGCLIKLHRHHLGLPWPLAETYLNSQPVVISFNGTKCDYDFEPKSLFHHFSMLDGQKFDRLKDIKFDA